In Clostridium sporogenes, one genomic interval encodes:
- a CDS encoding GNAT family N-acetyltransferase yields MIKIENLNNINKDDMDNILNVWESSVRATHTFLKEEDIISIKPQVREGVDYVSKLLCVRDEKGAIQAFMGVHQSKIEMLFVDSNSRGNGIGKKLINYAINVLNAKFVDVNEQNTQGVGFYKHMGFDTFKRSEFDDHGNPFPILHMKFL; encoded by the coding sequence ATGATAAAGATAGAAAATCTAAATAATATTAATAAAGATGATATGGATAATATACTAAATGTATGGGAGTCATCAGTAAGAGCAACTCACACATTTTTAAAAGAAGAAGATATAATATCAATAAAACCTCAAGTTAGAGAAGGTGTTGATTATGTTAGTAAACTTTTATGTGTAAGAGATGAAAAGGGTGCTATACAGGCATTTATGGGTGTACATCAAAGTAAAATTGAAATGTTATTTGTAGATTCAAACAGTAGAGGTAATGGTATAGGTAAAAAACTTATTAATTACGCAATAAATGTTCTAAATGCAAAGTTTGTAGATGTAAATGAACAAAATACACAAGGGGTAGGATTTTATAAACATATGGGGTTTGATACATTCAAAAGATCAGAATTTGATGACCACGGTAATCCATTTCCTATTCTTCATATGAAATTTTTATAA
- a CDS encoding LysR family transcriptional regulator has protein sequence MYINLELYRIFYITAKLGSISKAAKELFTSQPAVSQSIKLLEGKLGGELFHRTPRGVSLTLEGEVLFKYIEQGYGLMMTAERKFSELKNLNSGQIRIAVCSAVCKYYLMKYIETYNLNYPHIKIYVKDKSSYEIAKALDSGEIDIGILNMNIDTSNSLNVIKRFKIQDCFVVGEKYKEICEKQITLKDLVDRYPIILLEKGGNTRGYIDNYFSSHGLNIIPQIELSNVELMIEFAKRGLGVSCVIKDYIKKELEQKQLYEISIKEKIPERIMGIATKKDIPMSTAAERFIDLIED, from the coding sequence ATGTATATTAATCTTGAACTTTACAGAATTTTTTATATTACTGCCAAATTGGGTAGTATATCTAAAGCAGCAAAAGAACTTTTTACATCACAGCCAGCAGTTAGTCAATCTATAAAATTATTAGAGGGAAAATTAGGTGGGGAATTATTTCATAGAACTCCAAGAGGAGTTTCACTTACCTTAGAAGGTGAGGTATTATTCAAATATATAGAGCAAGGCTATGGTCTTATGATGACAGCAGAAAGAAAATTTTCGGAACTAAAAAATCTTAATTCAGGTCAGATAAGAATAGCTGTATGCAGTGCAGTATGCAAATACTATCTAATGAAATACATAGAAACTTATAATCTAAATTATCCACATATAAAAATTTATGTTAAGGATAAGTCAAGCTATGAAATAGCAAAAGCATTAGATTCAGGTGAGATAGATATAGGAATTTTAAATATGAATATAGACACAAGTAATTCTTTAAATGTCATTAAAAGATTTAAAATACAAGATTGCTTTGTGGTAGGAGAGAAGTACAAGGAAATTTGTGAAAAACAGATAACATTGAAGGATTTAGTGGATAGATATCCTATTATTTTACTAGAGAAAGGCGGCAATACAAGGGGTTATATAGATAATTATTTTAGTTCACATGGATTGAACATAATACCGCAAATAGAGTTAAGTAATGTAGAACTAATGATAGAATTTGCAAAAAGAGGCTTAGGGGTTTCTTGTGTTATAAAAGATTATATCAAAAAGGAATTAGAGCAGAAACAATTATATGAAATATCTATTAAAGAAAAAATCCCAGAGAGAATTATGGGCATAGCAACTAAAAAAGATATTCCTATGTCTACAGCAGCTGAGAGATTTATTGATCTTATTGAAGATTAG
- a CDS encoding DMT family transporter: protein MVFIYYLLSLISGFALTLQVGINGVLRSKIGDPILSSLISFGVGTLGLALVFFFTVLNGSSTLPTATHIKNTSWWMFLGGLLGAFYIFTTIFASPKIGFANMFSLVICGQILLAIIFDHFGLLGNQIHLLTPLRTLGIIFLVLGVYIIQTH, encoded by the coding sequence GTGGTATTTATTTATTACTTACTATCATTAATATCTGGATTTGCCTTAACCTTACAGGTTGGTATAAACGGTGTACTTCGTTCTAAAATAGGAGACCCTATTCTTTCATCCCTTATTAGCTTCGGTGTAGGAACTTTAGGTCTTGCATTAGTATTCTTCTTTACTGTATTAAATGGTTCTAGTACATTGCCAACTGCTACTCATATCAAAAATACAAGTTGGTGGATGTTTCTAGGTGGATTATTAGGAGCATTTTATATATTTACAACCATATTTGCATCGCCTAAAATTGGATTTGCAAATATGTTTAGCCTTGTAATATGCGGCCAAATACTCCTTGCTATTATATTTGACCATTTTGGATTATTAGGCAACCAAATTCATTTATTAACTCCACTAAGAACACTAGGAATTATTTTCTTAGTCTTAGGCGTTTATATTATTCAAACTCATTAA
- a CDS encoding TIGR00730 family Rossman fold protein: MKRICVYSGSNLGLRSEYKESAKLLGKILAENKIELVYGGSRIGLMGEISSEVLRNNGKVIGVMPKGLFAGEMVHKDLTKLIEVENMHERKQTMAELSDGFIALPGGLGTFEELFEILSWAQLGIHKKPIGILNISNFFDPLLHMIKNTCTEGFMNESNIKLISVSDNPSELIKQMKNYVPPLMENKWRELV, encoded by the coding sequence ATGAAAAGAATTTGTGTTTATTCTGGCTCTAATCTAGGTTTACGTTCTGAATATAAAGAAAGTGCTAAACTACTAGGTAAAATATTGGCTGAAAACAAAATTGAATTAGTATATGGTGGTTCAAGAATAGGTCTTATGGGAGAGATATCAAGTGAAGTTTTAAGAAATAACGGAAAAGTTATTGGGGTTATGCCTAAAGGTCTTTTCGCAGGTGAAATGGTTCATAAAGATTTGACTAAACTTATTGAAGTTGAAAACATGCATGAAAGGAAACAAACTATGGCTGAGCTTTCTGATGGATTTATAGCACTTCCTGGTGGGCTGGGTACTTTTGAGGAACTATTTGAAATACTTAGTTGGGCTCAGCTTGGTATTCATAAAAAGCCTATTGGCATATTAAATATATCAAACTTCTTTGATCCTCTTTTACATATGATCAAAAACACTTGTACTGAAGGTTTCATGAATGAATCAAATATTAAGCTTATTTCAGTTTCAGACAATCCTTCAGAATTAATCAAACAAATGAAAAACTATGTGCCACCTCTAATGGAAAATAAATGGCGTGAATTAGTATAA
- a CDS encoding esterase/lipase family protein: MKKNLTKITTIILLVFSMTLTNFSMIVRADEPKAQGTQEVEASTVKKEVKDAEETIKLPTLEDIDNLIDLAEEVKSEEDINKMPPLKFPEIPEINTRSIIGGNNYPIILVHGFMGFGRDELLGYKYWGGVVDLQEKLNASGHETYTATVGPVSSNWDRACELYAYIVGGTVDYGEAHAKKSKHNRYGRTYPGIYKDISNENKIHLIGHSMGGQTIRTLTQLLSEGSKEEINCGQENISPLFEGGKHWVHSVTTISTPNDGTTLSDLIPAKDLLSSAFGILGTITGKNNLFSSVYDLKLDQWGLKKQRGESQRDYIGRVLESDIWNRTKDISTYDLSTKGAQELNTWVKAQPDVYYFSWTTQATKESILTGHSVAQIGPMNPLFYPTANLMGKYSRNKKDLPIIDKKWFPNDGVVNCISQDGPKLGSNDVIEQYIGGAKIGQWNVMPRIVNTDHMDIVGTFGNVKDWYIDYGNFLSKLQR, from the coding sequence ATGAAAAAAAATTTAACCAAAATAACAACTATTATTTTATTAGTATTTTCTATGACACTAACAAATTTTTCAATGATTGTAAGAGCAGATGAACCAAAGGCACAAGGAACACAGGAGGTGGAAGCATCTACTGTTAAAAAAGAAGTAAAAGATGCAGAGGAGACAATAAAATTACCTACATTAGAAGATATAGACAATTTAATAGACTTAGCAGAAGAAGTTAAAAGTGAAGAAGATATAAATAAAATGCCTCCATTAAAGTTTCCGGAAATTCCAGAAATTAATACTAGGAGTATTATAGGAGGAAATAATTATCCCATTATTTTAGTTCATGGCTTTATGGGTTTTGGAAGAGATGAATTGTTAGGATATAAATATTGGGGTGGAGTAGTTGATCTTCAAGAAAAGTTAAATGCCTCAGGGCATGAGACTTATACAGCAACAGTAGGACCAGTATCTAGTAATTGGGATAGAGCTTGTGAACTTTACGCTTACATAGTAGGTGGAACAGTAGATTATGGAGAAGCTCATGCAAAAAAATCTAAACATAATAGATATGGAAGGACATATCCAGGGATATATAAAGATATAAGCAATGAAAATAAAATACATTTAATAGGACATAGTATGGGTGGACAAACTATACGTACACTTACACAGCTTTTAAGTGAAGGCAGTAAAGAGGAAATAAATTGTGGACAAGAAAATATTTCACCATTATTTGAAGGTGGAAAGCATTGGGTTCATAGTGTTACTACTATATCTACACCTAATGATGGTACAACCTTATCAGATTTAATACCAGCAAAAGATTTATTAAGTTCTGCATTTGGTATATTAGGAACAATAACTGGTAAAAATAATTTATTCAGCTCAGTATATGATTTAAAATTAGATCAATGGGGATTAAAGAAACAAAGGGGAGAATCTCAACGTGATTATATTGGAAGGGTCTTAGAAAGCGATATTTGGAATAGGACAAAAGATATATCAACTTATGATCTATCCACAAAAGGTGCACAAGAACTTAATACATGGGTAAAAGCTCAGCCAGATGTATATTATTTTTCTTGGACAACCCAAGCAACTAAAGAATCTATACTTACAGGTCATTCTGTAGCACAAATTGGTCCAATGAATCCTCTATTTTATCCAACAGCAAACTTAATGGGTAAATATTCACGTAATAAAAAAGATCTTCCTATCATTGATAAGAAATGGTTCCCTAATGATGGTGTTGTAAATTGTATTAGTCAAGATGGGCCTAAATTGGGCTCTAATGATGTTATTGAACAATATATTGGCGGAGCTAAAATAGGACAATGGAATGTAATGCCTAGAATTGTAAATACAGATCATATGGATATAGTAGGTACATTTGGTAACGTTAAAGATTGGTATATTGATTATGGAAACTTTTTAAGTAAATTGCAAAGATAA
- a CDS encoding nitroreductase family protein — protein sequence MSELKKIIEERRSANNFIEGVKIPDKDFTEIFELLKLAPSCFNIQHSNYLVVTDEEKKEQLRKAAFNQYKVHTASAVILVLGDKLAYKNAENIYSGMLNLGIMSKLDYDNIVRDINNLYEGRGEDFQRSEAIRNTSLSAMMFMLIAKDKGWDTCPMIGFNQEEVRQIFNIPENYEIALMITMGKEDSSKTRMRGYRKPVGEFVSFNSFE from the coding sequence ATGTCAGAATTAAAAAAAATTATTGAAGAAAGACGCTCTGCTAATAACTTTATAGAGGGGGTAAAAATTCCAGATAAAGATTTTACTGAAATATTTGAGCTATTAAAACTTGCTCCTTCATGCTTTAATATTCAACATTCAAATTATTTAGTTGTAACAGATGAAGAAAAAAAGGAGCAACTAAGAAAAGCAGCCTTTAATCAGTATAAAGTACATACTGCTTCTGCGGTTATATTAGTATTGGGAGATAAATTAGCATATAAAAATGCAGAAAATATTTATTCAGGAATGCTTAATTTAGGAATTATGAGTAAATTAGATTATGATAATATTGTTCGTGATATAAATAATCTCTATGAGGGCAGGGGTGAAGATTTTCAGCGTAGTGAAGCAATAAGAAATACTTCTCTATCAGCTATGATGTTTATGTTAATTGCTAAAGATAAAGGATGGGATACTTGTCCAATGATTGGCTTTAATCAAGAGGAAGTTAGACAAATCTTCAATATTCCTGAAAACTACGAAATAGCTCTTATGATAACTATGGGGAAAGAAGATAGTTCTAAGACAAGAATGAGGGGGTATAGGAAACCTGTAGGAGAGTTTGTAAGTTTTAATAGCTTTGAATAG
- a CDS encoding winged helix-turn-helix transcriptional regulator, whose protein sequence is MEKYHMCPKFETAFELLGKKWTGLIIRTLLSGQKRFSDISEAIPNMSARILTERFKELELEGIIIRKVYPETPVRIEYELTQKGSDLQAVMDEVQKWAEKWN, encoded by the coding sequence ATGGAAAAATATCATATGTGTCCAAAGTTTGAAACTGCTTTTGAACTATTAGGAAAGAAATGGACTGGATTAATTATAAGAACATTATTAAGTGGGCAAAAGCGTTTTTCTGATATATCAGAAGCAATTCCCAATATGAGTGCTCGTATTCTTACTGAAAGATTTAAGGAATTAGAGCTGGAAGGAATTATTATTAGAAAAGTTTATCCAGAAACTCCTGTACGTATAGAGTATGAACTTACACAAAAAGGGTCAGACTTACAAGCTGTTATGGATGAAGTTCAAAAATGGGCAGAAAAATGGAACTAA
- a CDS encoding pirin family protein, whose product MLRKIESKNMGSSNLGWLRSKFHFSFAEYYNPDNINFGVLRVINDDLVETGTGFDTHPHKDMEIISYVVNGDLTHEDSMGNKNTITRGHVQFMSAGTGVYHSEHNLGKEILRFLQIWIFPDKQGYKPNYGDYRFNWDDRHNKWLHMVSSKNGNAPIKINQDMNIYSLELEKGKEIGFPVKEGRKAYLIQIEGNSIINNIELVDRDAMEIIEEDILIKSKETSHVLVLEMNKQD is encoded by the coding sequence ATGTTAAGAAAGATAGAAAGTAAAAATATGGGTAGTAGCAATCTTGGATGGTTAAGAAGTAAATTCCACTTTTCCTTTGCTGAATATTACAATCCAGATAATATAAACTTTGGAGTTTTAAGAGTAATAAATGATGATTTAGTTGAAACTGGTACTGGATTCGATACTCATCCTCATAAAGATATGGAGATAATATCCTATGTAGTTAATGGTGATCTTACACATGAAGATAGTATGGGAAACAAAAATACTATAACTCGTGGTCATGTACAGTTCATGAGCGCAGGAACAGGAGTGTATCATAGTGAGCATAACCTTGGGAAAGAAATATTAAGGTTCTTACAAATATGGATTTTCCCCGATAAACAAGGGTATAAACCTAACTATGGAGATTATAGATTTAATTGGGATGATAGACACAATAAATGGCTTCATATGGTTTCAAGCAAAAACGGAAATGCACCAATAAAAATAAATCAAGATATGAATATTTATTCCTTAGAACTTGAAAAAGGAAAAGAAATTGGTTTTCCAGTAAAGGAAGGAAGGAAGGCATATTTAATTCAGATAGAAGGAAATTCAATAATAAACAATATTGAATTAGTTGATAGAGATGCTATGGAAATAATTGAGGAAGATATTTTAATAAAATCAAAAGAAACTTCCCACGTTTTAGTTTTAGAAATGAATAAGCAAGATTAA
- a CDS encoding GNAT family N-acetyltransferase: MNYRLLERSELALLGEIDRKEIVNEAYYFRDNKLEIVNEFYNIEGWDLKELHEYIDRLKDIYDRNGTIYGAFDNKTIVGLGALESKFIGRNNDQLKLDMLYISNNYRKKGIGKNLVNLLSKKAKELNAKGMYISATPFKNTVEFYFAMGAKLTNEINKDLYELEPYDIHMVLQL, encoded by the coding sequence TTGAACTATAGATTACTTGAAAGGTCAGAACTTGCACTATTAGGTGAAATTGATAGAAAAGAAATTGTAAATGAAGCTTATTATTTTAGAGATAATAAACTTGAAATAGTAAATGAATTTTATAATATTGAGGGCTGGGACTTGAAAGAACTCCATGAATATATTGATAGATTAAAAGACATATATGATAGAAATGGAACTATATATGGGGCCTTTGACAATAAAACAATTGTAGGCTTAGGGGCTTTGGAAAGTAAATTTATTGGCAGAAATAATGACCAACTTAAACTTGATATGTTATATATAAGTAATAATTATCGTAAAAAAGGTATAGGTAAAAATCTAGTAAATTTGCTATCTAAAAAAGCAAAAGAATTAAATGCTAAAGGTATGTATATATCTGCTACACCCTTTAAAAATACAGTAGAATTTTATTTTGCTATGGGTGCAAAATTAACAAATGAGATAAATAAAGATTTATATGAATTAGAACCATATGATATACATATGGTTTTACAATTATAA
- a CDS encoding GNAT family N-acetyltransferase, translated as MENIYIEKYKNIDFRDVIALLVQSFKSKFCQHQKLSDNDIENILYASWHLKADDPAYLHFVAKQNKKVVGVILIRCSKTENTNENIPIISLCRRYGVYNVIMMYTKMIMLEEHKLNERECYIEHIAVDGTCRGKGIGMLLLQHGEKALLDRGYTSYTLAVAGGNPAKYLYCRFGFEDIKKIKSPFKGYFVGESQWTIMQKVYSCPTE; from the coding sequence ATGGAAAATATCTATATTGAGAAGTATAAAAATATCGATTTTAGAGATGTAATTGCTTTATTAGTACAATCTTTTAAAAGCAAGTTTTGCCAACACCAAAAGCTAAGTGATAATGATATAGAGAATATTTTATACGCTTCTTGGCATCTCAAAGCTGATGATCCCGCGTATCTTCATTTTGTAGCTAAACAAAATAAAAAGGTAGTTGGCGTAATTCTAATACGTTGCAGTAAAACAGAAAATACAAATGAAAACATCCCTATTATATCGCTATGTAGACGATATGGTGTTTACAATGTTATAATGATGTACACCAAAATGATAATGTTAGAAGAGCATAAACTAAATGAAAGGGAATGCTATATAGAACATATTGCGGTTGATGGAACATGCCGTGGAAAAGGAATTGGCATGCTACTTCTTCAACATGGAGAAAAGGCATTATTAGATAGAGGGTATACATCTTATACATTAGCAGTTGCTGGGGGTAATCCTGCAAAATACCTTTATTGCCGATTTGGCTTTGAGGATATAAAAAAGATAAAAAGTCCCTTTAAGGGATACTTTGTTGGAGAATCTCAATGGACTATAATGCAGAAGGTTTATAGCTGCCCAACAGAATGA
- a CDS encoding MerR family DNA-binding transcriptional regulator: protein MQGLLRIGQVSKLYGISLDTLRHYDRKGLLKPIIDPQNDYRYYSLEHLDILEMILVGKYIKIPLEQMKERIDSESIDGYLSMVKEQKERINEEKRLLNQLDQYAEDMLELLTTISKFKNDYTFSTASVYKEIDITIYRIDLGTLLHGDTKSQQTEGIESLEQWAFYHSESNGTIVENDEIIGFSFPDSAINTTILQKQFMSAAEHNIVAQHHVTGYYANIMFWGVKKDLMEYLYKLCRHFDLHHSTLLVKYNFALLHKSMEHEYFVEIYFPKNPV, encoded by the coding sequence ATGCAAGGATTACTACGGATTGGACAAGTAAGTAAATTGTATGGCATATCACTTGATACTTTACGTCACTACGACCGAAAAGGATTATTAAAGCCAATTATTGATCCTCAAAATGATTATCGTTACTACTCCTTAGAACACCTGGATATCCTAGAAATGATTTTAGTTGGAAAATATATAAAAATCCCCCTAGAGCAAATGAAAGAAAGAATAGATTCGGAAAGTATCGATGGGTACTTATCAATGGTAAAAGAACAAAAGGAACGTATAAACGAAGAAAAAAGGTTATTAAACCAACTTGATCAATATGCTGAGGATATGCTAGAGTTACTTACGACTATTTCTAAATTTAAAAACGATTACACATTTTCTACTGCTTCAGTTTATAAAGAAATTGATATTACCATCTATAGAATAGATTTGGGAACATTACTGCACGGAGATACTAAATCACAGCAAACAGAAGGGATAGAATCTTTGGAGCAATGGGCTTTCTATCATAGCGAATCGAATGGAACAATAGTAGAGAATGACGAGATAATTGGTTTTTCATTTCCTGACAGTGCGATAAATACAACTATACTTCAAAAGCAATTTATGTCTGCAGCTGAACATAACATTGTGGCACAGCATCATGTAACAGGCTATTATGCCAATATTATGTTCTGGGGTGTAAAAAAGGATTTAATGGAATATCTATATAAATTATGCCGTCATTTTGACTTACACCATTCTACCCTATTAGTAAAATACAACTTTGCGCTACTTCATAAAAGTATGGAACACGAATATTTTGTAGAAATATACTTTCCCAAAAACCCAGTTTAA
- a CDS encoding pentapeptide repeat-containing protein — protein sequence MSIINPRIPANLIRIEDFSSYAQRYLYEEMPINQMKIYGEHIEHFDFFRSEINTSIFENCTFLDCSFEGASFVDVVFQNCNLSNSNFTDAYFERCQFIACKCVGMNMSDTIFKHTSMQRSNFQYSYFDKAKMTDVAFEDIDFTEVSISEAKLKRFEAKNSNFIKNNFFKTMLAGVDFTKNELVAPTVSSSPIEFQGAKISMPQAADLIGLWGIIVEQ from the coding sequence ATGAGTATCATTAATCCACGAATTCCAGCAAATCTGATAAGGATAGAGGATTTTTCATCATATGCACAGCGATATTTATATGAGGAAATGCCAATAAATCAGATGAAGATTTACGGAGAGCATATTGAACATTTTGATTTTTTTAGAAGCGAAATTAATACAAGTATTTTCGAAAACTGTACATTCCTTGATTGCAGTTTTGAAGGAGCAAGCTTTGTTGATGTTGTATTCCAAAATTGTAATCTATCAAATAGTAATTTTACAGACGCATATTTTGAAAGGTGTCAGTTTATTGCCTGTAAATGTGTAGGAATGAATATGAGCGATACTATTTTCAAGCATACATCTATGCAAAGATCAAATTTTCAGTATTCCTATTTCGATAAAGCTAAGATGACAGATGTTGCTTTTGAAGATATAGATTTCACTGAGGTATCTATAAGTGAAGCTAAATTGAAGAGGTTCGAAGCAAAAAACTCTAACTTTATTAAAAACAACTTCTTTAAGACAATGCTAGCAGGTGTTGATTTTACAAAAAATGAGCTTGTTGCTCCAACGGTATCTTCATCACCCATTGAATTCCAAGGAGCTAAAATCAGTATGCCTCAGGCGGCTGACTTAATTGGTCTTTGGGGAATCATTGTTGAGCAGTAA
- a CDS encoding GNAT family N-acetyltransferase, with amino-acid sequence MNFNEMNILTERLTLRSVRISDAESIFKYRSNPQIYKFQSWKPQTLEEVKEFICEKTAKTPNIPDTWYQLVILIKETDELVGDIGIHFIDSDNLQAEIGFTLSLEHQCKGYATEAIISIINYLFNNLKKHRIIASVDPRNIRSIALLERIQMRKEAHFKKSFWFNNEWADDVVYAILKEEWADQKAKNNKE; translated from the coding sequence ATGAACTTCAATGAAATGAATATTTTAACAGAAAGATTAACATTAAGGAGTGTTAGAATTTCTGATGCAGAGTCGATATTTAAATACCGCTCAAATCCACAAATATATAAATTTCAAAGCTGGAAACCACAAACGCTCGAAGAAGTAAAAGAATTTATTTGTGAGAAAACTGCTAAAACTCCCAACATACCAGATACATGGTATCAACTTGTAATTTTGATTAAGGAAACTGATGAGTTAGTAGGAGATATAGGAATTCATTTTATAGACTCAGATAACTTGCAGGCAGAGATAGGATTTACCTTATCTTTAGAGCATCAATGCAAAGGATATGCTACTGAAGCTATTATTAGCATAATAAATTACTTGTTTAATAATTTAAAAAAGCATAGAATAATTGCTTCAGTTGACCCCAGAAATATAAGGTCTATAGCATTGCTTGAAAGAATTCAAATGAGAAAAGAGGCACATTTTAAAAAAAGCTTTTGGTTTAACAATGAGTGGGCAGACGATGTAGTATATGCAATTTTAAAAGAAGAATGGGCTGATCAAAAAGCAAAGAATAACAAGGAATAA
- a CDS encoding GerAB/ArcD/ProY family transporter — protein sequence MENKSNNVLTTNQTMAIIVGSMIGIGILSLPGDLTKIAKNDGWIGVVIGSLYPFYIVLCAILIFKDNSYHNTNIVEISKNYFGKILGSVFSFVFALQFFIYIIITTAGISNLLRVHLVLFLEQYKLAIPILLISVYAASKGIKALGIINEIIFYAAIPLILITFLAIKQGNILNIQPILGAPFSSILKASIETVYSFLGIEFIFLIVPLMEDKTKIKSCFLKSTSIVVVVYIWLSFISIYYLGPDVAKNLYWPTLSIAETIYVPGISNFKLVFMFLWNSIIFQTIANQNYFFYYSLSNILKKINPNILYSIVFIFAAIIVSRLDSFITLTKISKYINIFYLTFNLIFITGITIIKIIKSR from the coding sequence ATGGAAAATAAAAGTAATAATGTGTTAACTACAAACCAAACTATGGCCATAATAGTAGGATCTATGATAGGAATAGGAATATTATCTCTTCCAGGTGATTTAACTAAAATAGCTAAAAATGATGGATGGATTGGAGTAGTTATAGGAAGCTTATATCCTTTTTATATAGTACTTTGTGCTATATTAATATTCAAAGATAATTCTTACCACAACACTAATATAGTGGAAATAAGCAAGAACTATTTTGGGAAAATTTTAGGTAGTGTATTTTCTTTTGTATTTGCTTTACAATTTTTTATTTATATAATTATTACCACTGCTGGTATAAGTAATTTATTAAGAGTTCATTTAGTTTTATTTTTAGAGCAATATAAATTAGCCATCCCAATACTATTAATTTCAGTATATGCTGCCTCTAAAGGCATAAAAGCCTTAGGTATAATAAATGAAATTATTTTTTATGCAGCTATCCCATTAATTTTAATAACTTTTTTAGCAATAAAACAAGGGAATATTCTCAATATTCAACCTATATTAGGAGCTCCATTTTCCTCTATTTTAAAGGCTAGTATAGAGACTGTATATTCTTTTTTAGGTATAGAATTTATTTTTTTAATAGTTCCTTTAATGGAGGATAAAACTAAGATAAAAAGTTGCTTTTTAAAAAGTACATCAATTGTAGTTGTTGTGTATATATGGCTAAGTTTTATATCCATATATTATTTAGGTCCAGATGTAGCAAAAAATTTGTATTGGCCTACGTTATCTATTGCAGAAACAATTTATGTACCTGGTATAAGTAATTTTAAACTTGTGTTTATGTTTTTATGGAACAGTATAATATTTCAAACTATAGCTAATCAGAATTATTTTTTCTATTATTCATTGTCCAACATTTTAAAAAAAATAAATCCTAATATCTTATATAGTATAGTATTTATCTTCGCTGCTATAATTGTTAGTAGGTTAGATAGTTTTATAACTCTTACAAAGATTAGTAAATATATTAATATATTTTATTTAACATTTAATTTAATTTTTATAACCGGTATAACTATTATAAAAATTATAAAAAGCAGATGA
- a CDS encoding radical SAM protein yields MGGFSYKDIYIEDGIRVLEVNILPEKYCNFDCIFCPIGRSQNKVDTQKSFDKIDSSLIELESMIENTKAELIFINSKGEALVNDKIGDIVDLIKVKGLPVRLLSNGYLLGRNEYVKIANKCDEIVGEIKVITEEDFQKIQRPIEGYTLVEYISNMASFNKQYKGKFIFEITIIKGYNDDEESIKKIKNIIKEISPNKIIIARIEDERFKKKLGITYERFDEISNSLLNI; encoded by the coding sequence ATGGGCGGTTTCAGTTATAAAGATATTTATATTGAAGATGGAATAAGGGTACTGGAAGTTAACATACTTCCAGAAAAGTATTGTAACTTTGACTGTATATTTTGTCCTATTGGAAGGTCGCAAAATAAGGTAGATACCCAAAAGTCATTTGATAAAATAGATAGTTCATTGATTGAACTAGAAAGCATGATAGAAAATACAAAAGCAGAATTAATCTTCATTAACTCAAAAGGAGAAGCCTTAGTAAATGATAAAATTGGTGATATTGTTGACCTTATCAAAGTCAAAGGGTTACCTGTAAGACTACTTTCTAATGGATATTTACTAGGTAGAAATGAATATGTAAAAATTGCTAATAAATGTGATGAGATTGTTGGAGAGATAAAAGTAATAACAGAAGAAGATTTTCAAAAAATTCAAAGACCAATTGAGGGGTATACGTTAGTAGAATATATTTCAAACATGGCTTCCTTTAATAAACAATACAAAGGGAAATTTATATTTGAAATTACTATCATTAAGGGCTATAACGATGATGAAGAATCAATTAAGAAGATAAAAAATATTATTAAGGAAATATCTCCTAACAAGATAATTATTGCAAGAATAGAAGATGAAAGATTTAAGAAAAAACTTGGTATAACTTATGAAAGATTTGATGAAATTTCAAATTCATTACTAAATATTTAG